Proteins encoded by one window of Nicotiana tabacum cultivar K326 chromosome 10, ASM71507v2, whole genome shotgun sequence:
- the LOC107810448 gene encoding zeatin O-glucosyltransferase-like yields the protein MVPFPEYGHQTPFLHLSRLISSYDIPVHYVSIGARNQELKRRLQGSNLDQFPNIQFHDLSIPSARATTAEKEDDNYMSYFASLELLGEPLCAICHQLLTTCKRVVIIHDSIMLSVVQGVISITNVETYIFHVISAFTVCSLFQQVSGSAENNDLFLPLQHHIPSFQSCYPPEMLEFIKMLRDWTFKSGEIFNTCIDIEGPYLNALAKQSEKPLWDLGPLINPVYLHNDEYSASPKIVSHRCIEWLDKQPKNSVIYVSFGTARTFSLEQIIELALGLERSEQKFIWVLREADKKGNDFTTDVPKIELPIGFEERVAERGIIARDFVPQMEILAHPSTGGYLFHSGWNSFLESLTMGVPMATWPIHSDNPFNDVLITKVLKVGLVVKDWAHKDDLVKADRIENGVRTLITSPEGEEMRQRAIALSQAIKMSVKDGGATKEQTESFIAHITR from the coding sequence ATGGTGCCCTTTCCTGAATATGGGCACCAAACTCCATTTCTTCACCTTTCTCGTCTTATCTCTTCCTATGATATTCCAGTCCACTATGTTAGTATTGGTGCACGAAATCAAGAACTGAAACGTCGGTTACAAGGATCAAACCTTGATCAATTTCCCAACATACAATTCCATGACCTTTCAATACCTTCAGCTCGTGCTACTACAGCTGAAAAGGAAGACGACAACTATATGTCGTACTTTGCATCCTTAGAACTACTAGGCGAGCCCCTATGTGCAATTTGTCATCAACTTTTGACCACTTGTAAAAGAGTGGTGATTATTCATGACTCAATAATGCTATCAGTTGTTCAAGGTGTGATTTCAATAACCAATGTCGAGACATACATTTTTCATGTCATCTCTGCTTTCACTGTTTGTTCGTTGTTCCAACAAGTTAGCGGTTCAGCAGAAAACAATGACTTGTTCTTACCTTTGCAACACCACATTCCTTCATTCCAAAGCTGTTATCCGCCAGAGATGCTGGAATTCATAAAGATGTTACGCGATTGGACGTTCAAATCTGGAGAAATCTTCAATACCTGTATAGATATAGAAGGTCCGTATCTAAATGCACTCGCTAAACAAAGCGAGAAGCCATTGTGGGATCTTGGTCCTTTGATCAATCCTGTCTATTTACACAACGACGAGTATTCTGCTTCACCTAAAATAGTAAGCCACAGATGTATTGAATGGCTTGATAAACAACCTAAGAATTCTGTCATCTATGTTTCATTTGGAACAGCAAGAACTTTCTCGCTTGAACAAATTATTGAACTTGCCCTTGGTTTAGAGAGGTCAGAACAAAAGTTCATATGGGTTCTAAGAGAAGCAGATAAAAAGGGGAATGATTTTACAACAGACGTTCCGAAGATTGAGCTGCCAATAGGGTTTGAAGAAAGAGTAGCAGAAAGAGGAATAATAGCAAGAGATTTTGTACCTCAGATGGAAATTCTAGCACACCCTTCCACAGGTGGTTATTTATTCCATTCGGGTTGGAACTCTTTCTTGGAAAGCCTAACAATGGGAGTGCCAATGGCAACTTGGCCAATCCACTCTGATAATCCATTCAACGACGTGCTTATAACAAAGGTGTTGAAAGTTGGCCTAGTAGTGAAGGATTGGGCACACAAAGATGACTTGGTGAAAGCAGATAGAATTGAAAATGGAGTGAGGACTTTGATAACTTCCCCTGAAGGAGAAGAGATGAGGCAGAGAGCGATAGCGTTGAGCCAAGCTATCAAGATGTCTGTGAAAGATGGTGGCGCTACTAAGGAGCAAACGGAGTCTTTCATCGCTCACATCACCAGATAA